In the genome of Oncorhynchus clarkii lewisi isolate Uvic-CL-2024 chromosome 22, UVic_Ocla_1.0, whole genome shotgun sequence, one region contains:
- the LOC139380515 gene encoding U8 snoRNA-decapping enzyme — MASGQLSREEALACVGCRHACHILLYADTEAQLFEEIPIRHIILMQMRFDGLLGFPGGLVDPSEESLEEGLSRELWEELGFSLSVTLEDHVSSCHNPSSHLITHFYARRMEEKEIREVERAAASTATDHGHEVMGMVRVPLYTLKGGEGGLPSFLSHSFIGNSRSQLEDALVRFGLVTPEELQTALTHAEQRRKQP, encoded by the exons ATGGCCAGTGGACAGCTGTCTAGAGAAGAGGCGTTGGCGTGTGTGGGGTGCAGACATGCGTGTCACATATTGCTCTATGCAGACACAGAAGCTCAGCTGTTCGAAGAAATCCCCATCAGACACATCATATTG ATGCAGATGCGTTTCGATGGTCTGTTGGGTTTCCCTGGCGG tCTCGTTGACCCGTCAGAAGAATCCCTAGAGGAGGGCCTGAGCAGGGAACTGTGGGAGGAGCTGGGCTTCTCACTGTCAGTCACCTTGGAGGATCATGTGTCTTCCTGCCACAACCCTTCCTCTCACCTCATTACTCACTTCTATGCCCGGAGAATGGAAGAGAAAGAGATCAGGGAGGTCGAAAGGGCAGCTGCTAGCACAGCAACAGACCATGGCCATGAG gtgATGGGGATGGTCCGAGTTCCTCTCTACACACtaaagggaggagaaggagggctTCCCTCATTCTTGTCCCACTCCTTTATTGGGAACTCTCGCTCTCAGCTGGAGGACGCTCTAGTGCGCTTCGGCCTGGTGACACCCGAGGAGCTACAGACAGCACTCACACACGCAGAGCAGAGGAGAAAACAACCTTGA